Proteins found in one Candidatus Delongbacteria bacterium genomic segment:
- a CDS encoding TlpA disulfide reductase family protein, with the protein MLRRASLLLTLLGLLLTAGSAGAAETAAFRLRDLNGKTVDLAALCAQGPVLISFWATYCEPCKKEIPHLVELVKEFQDQKLQLVLITVDSPRSQKQVKPYVTSKGWNMPVLMDPNGQTMKKLKGGNPPYTLLVGSKGEILYSHSGYKPGDEKVLKQEVDRLLKAAQTGAKH; encoded by the coding sequence ATGCTGCGCCGTGCTTCGCTTCTGCTGACTCTGCTGGGCCTGCTGCTGACCGCCGGAAGCGCCGGGGCTGCCGAGACGGCCGCCTTCCGCCTGCGCGACCTGAACGGCAAGACCGTGGACCTGGCCGCGCTCTGCGCCCAGGGTCCCGTGCTGATTTCCTTCTGGGCCACCTACTGCGAACCCTGCAAGAAGGAGATCCCCCATCTGGTGGAGCTGGTGAAGGAGTTCCAGGACCAGAAGCTGCAACTGGTGCTGATCACCGTGGACAGTCCGCGCAGCCAGAAGCAGGTCAAGCCCTACGTCACCAGCAAGGGCTGGAACATGCCTGTGCTGATGGATCCCAACGGCCAGACCATGAAGAAACTCAAGGGCGGCAACCCGCCCTACACGCTGCTGGTGGGCAGCAAGGGTGAAATCCTCTACTCCCACAGCGGCTACAAGCCCGGCGACGAGAAGGTCCTCAAGCAGGAAGTGGACCGGCTGCTCAAGGCCGCCCAGACCGGTGCCAAGCATTGA
- a CDS encoding MarR family winged helix-turn-helix transcriptional regulator: protein MENREWSMLEQVLKLTCGVTSRITALAKQENLPATALKILILTSYSPFTCVSTLTECTGLQKGRISPLVQELVERGLISRHEGSDRRYSLLRLTPDGARFLRNLLVDEIHRIEKVFRNPDAPREEDLLEHMRLVADTLGFASEVPRGREEELAG from the coding sequence ATGGAAAACCGCGAATGGAGCATGCTGGAACAGGTCCTGAAACTGACCTGCGGCGTCACCTCCCGGATCACCGCGCTGGCCAAGCAGGAGAACCTGCCGGCCACGGCGCTCAAGATTCTCATCCTCACCAGCTATTCTCCCTTCACCTGCGTCAGCACCCTCACCGAGTGCACGGGGCTGCAGAAGGGTCGCATCAGCCCCCTGGTCCAGGAGCTGGTGGAGCGTGGCCTGATCAGCCGGCACGAGGGCAGCGACCGGCGCTACAGCCTGTTGCGCCTGACCCCCGACGGCGCGCGCTTTCTGCGCAACCTGCTGGTGGACGAGATCCATCGCATCGAAAAGGTGTTCCGCAACCCCGACGCCCCGCGCGAAGAGGATCTGCTGGAACACATGCGGCTGGTGGCGGACACCCTGGGCTTTGCCAGCGAGGTGCCGCGCGGCCGTGAAGAGGAACTGGCCGGCTGA
- a CDS encoding redoxin domain-containing protein — protein MQTALSRTQTRTGRARPAFLAGPRGLPYFPPMKAIPILLCCVALLWSGCAIEEVDEHHETGTLVFRAENLADAHEAVSGTLDIAGHNPPSIPYSGTDSLVVVTGLPLDSALTLSFTPTDADLWFDAEPLHFSLSSAAPRQTHVLRLTARTDSTLSVMVRTLSDGDELTGMPLWLDGVRWPQDSPATVHFSAGTSHLLESRNETCTRGSRTFSFLDAPTEDLLLDLPAILTSADAIAPDADLVVNGQSVGPYWDWLNAPAQDFFVSAWRQGFRPNPAFFTLDGFCGEDAGFEWIANPEGYLADQLFPDFTLEQVVPGQTAPIGEYSLRQLRGRTVLMTFWYITCVNCQLEMPGFQNLLDEYYDRGFRVVAMDPYPSDDAALFPDFDFIFLRDTGSPPVAQMAQVGAFPTNFLILPDGRIHSVRGGLSEEALESLLLELLPE, from the coding sequence ATGCAGACCGCACTCAGCCGCACCCAAACCCGGACGGGCCGTGCCCGCCCCGCGTTCCTTGCCGGCCCCCGAGGCCTTCCTTACTTTCCCCCCATGAAAGCCATTCCCATTCTGCTCTGCTGCGTGGCCCTGCTCTGGTCGGGTTGCGCCATCGAGGAAGTGGACGAGCACCACGAGACGGGCACCCTGGTTTTCCGGGCGGAGAACCTGGCGGACGCCCACGAGGCCGTCTCCGGCACCCTGGACATCGCCGGGCACAACCCGCCCAGCATCCCCTACTCCGGCACGGACTCGCTGGTGGTGGTGACGGGCCTGCCGCTGGACAGCGCGCTGACCCTCAGTTTCACGCCCACGGATGCCGACCTCTGGTTCGACGCGGAACCCCTGCACTTCTCGCTCAGCAGCGCCGCGCCGCGCCAGACCCACGTGCTGCGGCTGACGGCGCGGACGGATTCCACCCTCTCCGTGATGGTGCGCACCCTCTCCGATGGCGACGAACTCACCGGCATGCCGCTCTGGCTGGACGGCGTGCGCTGGCCCCAGGATTCGCCGGCCACCGTGCACTTCAGCGCCGGGACCTCGCACCTGCTGGAATCCCGCAACGAGACCTGCACGCGCGGCAGCCGGACCTTCAGCTTCCTCGACGCCCCGACCGAGGACCTGCTGCTGGATCTGCCCGCCATCCTGACCAGCGCCGACGCCATTGCCCCGGACGCGGACCTCGTGGTGAACGGCCAGTCGGTGGGTCCGTACTGGGACTGGTTGAATGCTCCCGCCCAGGACTTCTTCGTCAGCGCCTGGCGGCAGGGCTTCCGGCCCAACCCGGCCTTCTTCACCCTGGACGGCTTCTGCGGCGAGGACGCCGGGTTCGAGTGGATCGCCAACCCGGAAGGCTACCTGGCGGACCAGCTCTTCCCGGACTTCACCCTGGAGCAGGTGGTGCCGGGCCAGACCGCGCCCATCGGCGAGTACAGCCTGCGCCAGCTGCGCGGCCGCACGGTGCTGATGACCTTCTGGTACATCACCTGCGTCAACTGCCAGCTGGAGATGCCCGGCTTCCAGAACCTGCTGGACGAGTACTACGACCGGGGCTTCCGCGTGGTGGCGATGGATCCCTATCCCTCCGACGACGCGGCGCTCTTCCCCGACTTCGACTTCATTTTCCTGCGGGACACGGGCAGCCCGCCGGTGGCGCAGATGGCGCAGGTGGGCGCCTTCCCCACCAACTTCCTCATCCTGCCCGACGGGCGCATCCACTCGGTGCGCGGCGGACTGAGCGAGGAAGCCCTGGAGAGCCTGTTGCTGGAGCTGCTGCCCGAGTAG